From Candidatus Bathyarchaeia archaeon:
AACATCCACACCCTTAAGTTCGCTGATTTTCAATGCAGCTCGGTAGGTTCCCTCGGCTAGAATGTTGCCTATGCCCTCTCTGTAGGCGATTTTCTTTGCTATGACTGCAAAGGCTTCAGCGTCGCCCCATTTTAGTTCAATGCCTTCTAGATCCTCCTTTGTTAATAGCCCTCTCTGGAAGAGTTCGGCGGCAAAACCTAGCACGTTGCCTGTTTGGATGCCGCAAAGCCCTAAATCGTCAATAATCGAAGCCATGTAGACGTTTGCTTCTGGGGTGAATATGCCGAGGTTTGTGCCTAGATAGGCTTGTAGTTCATAGTCCGGGTTATCGGTTATGGCGCCCCTAAACTTTCCAGCCCTCACAATAGCCACCTTTAGGCATGTGGTTGGACAGCCAAAATCACCCCAATACTGCTTTATCCAAACACGGTTTTCAAACTGGTCAACGCCGAAGCTTTTCTCGTCATGCCATTCCTCCTGCCAGTTCCGCACAGGCTCAGAGCTTTGTTTGGCACCCACGTCGTAGCCAGCTGCGCCAGTCCCCCAGCGCCTCCAAAGCTCACTCTCGTAGGCGCTGCTGCAAACCTCCTGCATAAGCCTCTGGACAGTCTCCATGTCGGCGACCTCCGGCAGGGGCCCCGTGCCCTTAACGACTATAGCTTTAAGCTTTTTGGCACCCATAACGGCTCCATAGCCGCCATAGCCAGCGGCATGCGACCACTTAGCCGCTACAACAGCCGTTCGCACTTTGTTCTCCCCCGCAGGGCCAATGTAGAGGATGGCGGGCTCCCGCCATTCTCCCTTATGTGGATAACGCTGTTTCAGAAGGGCTCTGCATTCCCTGGTTAGGGCGGCGACTGTTCGCTTGGCATCCATACTCCAAATGTGGGATGCATCCCTAATTTCAACGTCTCCATCTTTAATGAAGAGGTAGACGGGTTTTTCAGCCTCACCGGAAACTATAACGCCGTCGTAGCCAGCGCATTTCAGTTCAACGCCGAACTCGCCGCCAACCGTTGAGCCGACAACCCCATTGCTCTGGGGAGACTTGCCTGAAACACAAGTCCTCCCACCTGGAAAAAAGCCAGTGAGCGGCCCCGTCAAAAACAAGAGCAGGTTTTCCGGTCCAAGCGGGTCCACCGTTTCCCAACGGTTACCCAGCCTATCCCAAAGAATTTTGGCAGCCAGTCCCCTACCGCCCACATAATCCTTCAGTACTTCATCGTCGAATCGCGCTTCTCTGACGCTTCCCGCTGTCAAATCGACTTCAAGAAACTTTCCAGCATATCCAAGAATCATAGTAGTTTTTCACCCTCCTCTCCATAAATTTTGATGGCTAAGTCCCGGGCAATCGCCTCTGGGGTTCGGGCATAAAGCTTGTAAGAATGCGTTCTCCTTGGCACAACCATAAGAACATTCCACAAACCCTCTCGGCAAACCTTAACACACTGAGGGTCTCCACCGCATAAGTCGCAGATTAAAATTCTATTCTCTGCCGGGTGCATGTGGGGAATCTTTCCTGGACAAGCCTCGATGCATTTTCCGCAACCAACACATTTGTCCGCGTCTACCAGCACGGCGCCCGTCTCCTTGCTTACGGATAGGGCTTTAGTTGGACATGCCTCAACACATGGATAATCCTCGCATTGGACGCAGAAATGGGGAAACTCGACGCCTGGAACCAGCATAAAAACCCTTATCCGAGAAGCCTCGGGCCATATGCGTTTTTCATGGAAAAGGGAACATACTATTTCACATCTTCTACATCCGCTGCATCTTGAAAGATCCCTAGCAATCCAAATGGCTTCATGTCTTTCAGCCTCAGCCAACAGCAAACCTCCAGCTAACACCTAGAACTCTTGTGATAGATTTAGGTCTCATTTAAAACTTGGCTCAGGCGGCATCCATTCAACATACGGTAAACTCTTTAAAGGCTAAAATGCCTAAGGAAGGGAGAGGCGAAACTTTGGAGGCAGATGATTTTCTACAGGAGCTTGCCAAATGGCTACAAAACCTTTCCATTCAATATGGGTATTTGGGCATTTTCCTGATAAGCCTCTTGGGCTCCATGTCGATTTTCTTTCCAATTCCATACACGGTAGTGCTTTTTACACTGGGCTCCATCGAGACATTTAATCCAATCTTGATAGCACTCGCCTCTGGTTTAGGCTCAGCCTTGGGAGAGTTTTCGGGCTATCTGCTTGGACTTGGCGGACGGAAAATAATAAGCGAGAAGGGCAGGCACAACGTCGAGTTCCTCCTAAAAATTTTCGGGAGGTACGGTGCCCTAGCAATATTCATTTTCGCGTTGACGCCGCTGCCAGACGATTTGCTGTTCATTCCGCTTGGAGTGATGCGCTACGGTTTTTTGCGGGCGTTTATCCCAGCCTTTCTAGGCAAGCTTTGCATGAGCCTAATAATAGTCTATAGTGCCCGCTTCACTGTGGGGATAATCCGCGAAATCTTCGGAATAGAAAGCGACTGGGCTTCAGCTATCATCGGCACAGTCATAGCCCTAATCCTCCTTATAATAGTCTTTATTCTAATGTTTAAAGTGGATTGGGAGAAAGTCATCGAAAAACGCAGAAAACCTAGAGAGGGAGGGGCTGGCGAAAATAAAAGTTGACGCAAAACCATTTTCCACAAACGTAATAGGGAGATAAACACAAAATTGTGAGATGGCGGAAGACTTGAGGGTCATAGCTGACCTACACATTCACGGACGCTACAGTCGGGCGACAAGCCAAAGCATGCGCATAGAGGAAATCGCCCGCTTCGCCAAAATCAAAGGCTTAAACCTTGTGGGCACAGGAGACTTCACCCACCCAAAATGGTTGAAGGAACTGCAAGAAGCTCTCATACAAGATGGAGATTCTGGACTCTACAAGGTCGCCAACAACTCAGACTCCCCAGTCTACTTCATGATAACAACAGAAGTCAGCACAATATTCACTTTTGAAGGTGAAGTCAAAAAAATTCACCATGTAATTCTAACACCAAGCATAGAAACAGCAATCCAAATCAACGAACGCCTAGCAAGATATGGAGATCTAGCAGCAGACGGACGCCCAACCCTAGACATGAGTGCTCCAGAGCTTGTCGAGGAGGTTATGGAAGTCTCCAGCGAAAACATGGTTTTCCCAGCTCATGCCTGGACACCATGGTTCAGCATTTTCGGTGCCTTCAGCGGCTTCGACAGCGTGGAAGACTGCTATCAAGACATGACGAAGCACATCTACGCCCTCGAAACAGGCCTCTCCTCAGACCCACCCATGAACTGGCGACTAAGCAAACTAGACAAATATACGCTGGTTTCAAACAGCGACAGCCACAGCTACTGGCCATGGCGCATGGGAAGGGAAGCCAACGTCTTCGAACTGGAAAAACTCAGCTACCGGGCGATAATAGACGCTATTAGGAAAAAGGACAAAACACGATTCAAGTTCACTATTGAAACAGACCCAGCCTATGGAAAATACCATTGGACAGGCCACAGAGACTGCCATGTTTCGCTGCCGCCAAAAGAAGCCATAAAACTCGGCAATATATGCCCAGTATGCCGCAAAAAACTGACCAAGGGCGTTGAGCAACGCGTCGAAGAACTCGCAGACCGCCCAGAAGGGTTCATCCCAAAAAACACGATAGGCTACATGCACCTGCTTCCCTTATCAGAGATAATCGCAGCAGCCCTTGGCATAGACTCGCCGTCAACTCAGCAAGTGTGGAACATTTACAACAGGCTTATTGAAAAATTCGGCGACGAGTATACCGTGCTAATAGACACTCCAAAACAAGCCCTAGAAAACACAGTAGACCAAAGAATTGCAGAAGCAATAATAAGAGTTAGAGAGGGAAGAATAAGGGTTATACCGGGATACGACGGAATCTACGGACAACCCATAATCTTCGAAGAGAGAGCTAAACCCAAAAAAGAAAAAGTTCAACAACTAAATCTTACAGACTTCATGTAAACCAGATTTTCTACGTCCCAAACTTGTAGATGTGTTGCACACGCACACAACAAGATTTATTAAGACGCAATATACACGATTCATACATGACGCCCATGTCCACAATAAGCCAACAAACCTGCAAAGAAAACCAGAGAATCGTCAAAATAGTTGACCGAGTATTGAAACAGATTTTTGGAAATGAGGCCACGCGCCTAATTTACCGATACCTAGAAAATCGGTACGCCTTGAAGCCCGAGGAAATAGCGGATAAAATAGACTTGTTCGCCAAGGGACTTGAGGAGTTTTTAAGGACAGGAGCCTATGCCATTGAGCGAAAAATTCTGGAGGACATATACTCAAGCTATGGGCTGCTTCGAAGACTTGAACTGGAGAAAATACGAAGTGAAGATTTTGCAAGCCAAGTAAGGATGATTATGAGGCGGGCGTAGGCCTCCATAGCGAACATTTTTCGGTAATCTTATTAGCCTCCTTCCGTGATTAATCCTTTCTTAAACGATTCAAAACTAGGAAGGAGGACGGTGAAGGACACATTAAGTAAGGTTATAGAGATTGCTGTCCAAAAGTTCGGTGCCGAGTACGCTGAAGCCCGCGCCCAGAAAATTTTCAAAACAATGCTTACAGTTAAAGAGGAAAAAGTTGAAGCTGCAAAGGAAGGCATTGAAAATGGTGCTGCATTAAGAGTCCTGGTCAATGGAGCGTGGGGTTTCGCCTCTGTAGGCTCATTTGACAATAAAATGTTGATGGACGCTGTTTTCCAAGCATGTAAAATGGCTAAAGCCGCCAGCCTAAAACTTAAAAATCCAATAAAACTTGTTGGAGGAAAAACCATTGAGGACGCTGTGCCAGTTAAGCCTAAAAAGAACCCTTCCGAAATACCTATCGAGGACAAGGTTAAAACAACATTGGCAATCGCAAAAACCGTTTTGGAATTTGACAAACGCATGAAAAGCTGTACGATAGACTATTTAGACCTTGTTGGGACAAACTTTTTCCTAAATAGTGATGGCACATACATAAAGCAGGACAAACTATATGTATGGTCAAGGATTCTGGCCACAGCAAAGGAGAGAGGCGTTTACACTTTCAGCCGGGAAGAAGTGGGTTCCACAGCTGGCTATGAAATATTCGACGTTGAAACTCCCCAAATAGTGGGTGAAAGGGTGGCAAAAAGAGCCGTAGACCAGTTGAGGGCTAAAACCCCGAAAGGTGGAACATTTCCGGCGGTTTTGGGGCCGAACGTCGTCGGCGTGTTTGTCCACGAGGCTTTTGGGCATTTAGCCGAGGCGGACCTAACATTGTCCGGATCGGTCCTCATGGATAAGCTTGGTAAAAAAGTGGCTTCTGATGTCGTCACCATTTATGATGATGGAACTATTGAGGGTGCTTTTGGCTCCTTTAAATATGATGATGAGGGTGTTCCAGCCCAGAAGACGCTTTTAGTGAAGAACGGAGTTGTGGTTGGTTTAATGCATAACAGAGAGACAGCCCAAAAGTTTAATGCACAACCAACTGGCAATGCTAGAGCTGAAGACTTCCGCGTTGAACCAATAATACGCATGCGCAACACGTTCATGGCTCCAAGAGACTACACTTTCGAGGAGCTCATTGAAGACATAAAGTTTGGGTATTACTTCAAAAGCTTCAGAGGGGGACAAGCAAACCTAGATGGCACATTCCAAGTAGGCATTCAGGAAGGATACGAAATAGTTAAGGGCGAAATAGGTGAACCCGTACGCAATGCATCCATAAGCGGAAACACCCTTGAAACACTACATAAAGTGGATGCTGTAGGGAAAGACTTTGAACTTTGGCCTGGAAGATGCGGCAAGGGCCAAACGGCCTTTGTCTGTGATGGTGGACCCCATGTAAGGGTTTTGGAGGTGTTTGTTGGTGGCGGCGCTTAAAGAGGAAGAAGTGATAAGTCTAGCCGAGTTCGCCGTCAAATCCGCACTAAAGAAAGGTGCAATGGAAGCTGAAGCCTTCGCCTATGAGGGTTTAACGGCGACTGTTGCCATTGAAAGAGGGCAAATCTCTAAAAGTTCCAGGATAATTGACAGGGGCTTAGGGGTAAGAGTAGTCGTCGATAAGGCTGTGGGCTTCGCCTACACAAACATTTTAACAGACAAAACAGCTATCGAAGAAATCGTTTTGAAGGCGATAAAATCTGCGAAGGCAAGCAAACCGGATAGAGACTGGCAGGGTTTCCCATCTAAAAAGCGGTATCCAACAGTTAAGAATGTTTTTGATCCAACGATATGCGAGATTTCCTCAGAAGACTTGGTGGAAGTAGCCTCTACAATGTTGAATGCTTGTGAAAAAACTGATAAAAGGGTTTTTCCAGTTGAGGGCGGTGTTGGCGCCTCGTACCTTTCAAGAGCTATCGCAAATTCAAATAGCATTATAGGCTTTGACTGTGGAACAATCATCGAATGCAGTTTAGCCACAGTAGCTCAAGAAAGCGGTGAAGTAACCCCAGTATGCTTTGAATTTAATGCTGAAAGATTGTATAGAATAGACCCGGAATGGGTGGGTATTGAAGCTGCGAAACAAGCTGCTTCCGCCTTGAAAGCCAAACGGGTTGAAACGAAAAGCATGAAGACTGTGTTTGCCCATTTCGCTTTACAACAGTTGCTTTACTACACCTTGATGGATGCTGTGAAGGCTGATTACGTGCAGAGAAATCAGTCAGCCCTTCAAGGGAAGATAGGTGAAAAAGTGGCTTCCGAAATTGTGACAATCTATGACGATGGACTTTTCGAGGGTGGACTTCGCACATGGAAATTCGACGGAGAAGGAGTCCCACAACAGAAAACCCCAATAATAGAGAACGGCGTTCTGCAAGGCTACATCTATGACAACTATACCGCAAAAAGGGAGGGAAAAGAGAGCACCGGGAACGCTTTTAGAGCGGGCTACTTGTCAACACCGCGCATCGAAGCCACAAACTTCCGTCTTACCTCTGGAAAAAAATCACCAGAGGAGCTTATAGGAGAAATTGATGAGGGGCTCCTGGTTTACTCGGTGCAGGGAGCCCACAGTAGCAACCCGGCAAGCGGGGAATTCTCTGTTGTGGCAACCCCAGCGTGGAAAATTGAGGGAGGTAGGATTGCCCATGCGGTTAAAGGCGCCATGCTAGCCGGAAACATTTTCGATGTATTGAAGAACATTTCAGCATTAACCAACAACGAGCGGAAGATTGGACAGCTTGTCGCACCATGGGTGCTTGCGGAAAACGTTAAAGTTATTGGCAGGTAAATTGCTTAGAACATCCAATGCTCAAAGAAGGGCTTCAGATGGCGAGAACTGATCTAAAAAAGCGTCTGCTGAGAATCAGCACCCTCCGCATGGTGGTGCAATTTCTATCTTTCATATTCTTTAGCATCGCAATCCTCAATTTAGGTTCGCTTCCGCTACTATTGCCGATCATGTGGACTTGGGGGCTCCAGCAGAACACCGTAGGCGACGCTTTCACGGCAATACAGCTTATGTCCAGCGGCTGGCAACAGCCAAACCAGATTTTCCCATGGCTTGCAATAGCCTCCTTTCTGATAGTTGGCGTTTTGGTTGGCAAGTCGCTCTGCGGCTGGGTTTGCCCCTTCGG
This genomic window contains:
- a CDS encoding TldD/PmbA family protein; translation: MKDTLSKVIEIAVQKFGAEYAEARAQKIFKTMLTVKEEKVEAAKEGIENGAALRVLVNGAWGFASVGSFDNKMLMDAVFQACKMAKAASLKLKNPIKLVGGKTIEDAVPVKPKKNPSEIPIEDKVKTTLAIAKTVLEFDKRMKSCTIDYLDLVGTNFFLNSDGTYIKQDKLYVWSRILATAKERGVYTFSREEVGSTAGYEIFDVETPQIVGERVAKRAVDQLRAKTPKGGTFPAVLGPNVVGVFVHEAFGHLAEADLTLSGSVLMDKLGKKVASDVVTIYDDGTIEGAFGSFKYDDEGVPAQKTLLVKNGVVVGLMHNRETAQKFNAQPTGNARAEDFRVEPIIRMRNTFMAPRDYTFEELIEDIKFGYYFKSFRGGQANLDGTFQVGIQEGYEIVKGEIGEPVRNASISGNTLETLHKVDAVGKDFELWPGRCGKGQTAFVCDGGPHVRVLEVFVGGGA
- a CDS encoding VTT domain-containing protein translates to MPKEGRGETLEADDFLQELAKWLQNLSIQYGYLGIFLISLLGSMSIFFPIPYTVVLFTLGSIETFNPILIALASGLGSALGEFSGYLLGLGGRKIISEKGRHNVEFLLKIFGRYGALAIFIFALTPLPDDLLFIPLGVMRYGFLRAFIPAFLGKLCMSLIIVYSARFTVGIIREIFGIESDWASAIIGTVIALILLIIVFILMFKVDWEKVIEKRRKPREGGAGENKS
- a CDS encoding TldD/PmbA family protein encodes the protein MAALKEEEVISLAEFAVKSALKKGAMEAEAFAYEGLTATVAIERGQISKSSRIIDRGLGVRVVVDKAVGFAYTNILTDKTAIEEIVLKAIKSAKASKPDRDWQGFPSKKRYPTVKNVFDPTICEISSEDLVEVASTMLNACEKTDKRVFPVEGGVGASYLSRAIANSNSIIGFDCGTIIECSLATVAQESGEVTPVCFEFNAERLYRIDPEWVGIEAAKQAASALKAKRVETKSMKTVFAHFALQQLLYYTLMDAVKADYVQRNQSALQGKIGEKVASEIVTIYDDGLFEGGLRTWKFDGEGVPQQKTPIIENGVLQGYIYDNYTAKREGKESTGNAFRAGYLSTPRIEATNFRLTSGKKSPEELIGEIDEGLLVYSVQGAHSSNPASGEFSVVATPAWKIEGGRIAHAVKGAMLAGNIFDVLKNISALTNNERKIGQLVAPWVLAENVKVIGR
- a CDS encoding aldehyde ferredoxin oxidoreductase C-terminal domain-containing protein yields the protein MILGYAGKFLEVDLTAGSVREARFDDEVLKDYVGGRGLAAKILWDRLGNRWETVDPLGPENLLLFLTGPLTGFFPGGRTCVSGKSPQSNGVVGSTVGGEFGVELKCAGYDGVIVSGEAEKPVYLFIKDGDVEIRDASHIWSMDAKRTVAALTRECRALLKQRYPHKGEWREPAILYIGPAGENKVRTAVVAAKWSHAAGYGGYGAVMGAKKLKAIVVKGTGPLPEVADMETVQRLMQEVCSSAYESELWRRWGTGAAGYDVGAKQSSEPVRNWQEEWHDEKSFGVDQFENRVWIKQYWGDFGCPTTCLKVAIVRAGKFRGAITDNPDYELQAYLGTNLGIFTPEANVYMASIIDDLGLCGIQTGNVLGFAAELFQRGLLTKEDLEGIELKWGDAEAFAVIAKKIAYREGIGNILAEGTYRAALKISELKGVDVMPYAVQVKGIGVGAHGIRSEKDYPEIYSYACSVQCGDHTSTACMPLDDFRSELMMAFHDSSVYCYFNVFGVPSSTIFEFYRAVTGIELTKEEWVYKKAMKIIQLQRAMLLLGGPDLKWNPEIHDDNPPRFYEPLPSGPFKGKTIEKARVDEEKRKYYELVGWDERGIPRSDVLKRLGLSDVDRALEKLR
- a CDS encoding endonuclease Q family protein — encoded protein: MRVIADLHIHGRYSRATSQSMRIEEIARFAKIKGLNLVGTGDFTHPKWLKELQEALIQDGDSGLYKVANNSDSPVYFMITTEVSTIFTFEGEVKKIHHVILTPSIETAIQINERLARYGDLAADGRPTLDMSAPELVEEVMEVSSENMVFPAHAWTPWFSIFGAFSGFDSVEDCYQDMTKHIYALETGLSSDPPMNWRLSKLDKYTLVSNSDSHSYWPWRMGREANVFELEKLSYRAIIDAIRKKDKTRFKFTIETDPAYGKYHWTGHRDCHVSLPPKEAIKLGNICPVCRKKLTKGVEQRVEELADRPEGFIPKNTIGYMHLLPLSEIIAAALGIDSPSTQQVWNIYNRLIEKFGDEYTVLIDTPKQALENTVDQRIAEAIIRVREGRIRVIPGYDGIYGQPIIFEERAKPKKEKVQQLNLTDFM
- a CDS encoding 4Fe-4S dicluster domain-containing protein codes for the protein MAEAERHEAIWIARDLSRCSGCRRCEIVCSLFHEKRIWPEASRIRVFMLVPGVEFPHFCVQCEDYPCVEACPTKALSVSKETGAVLVDADKCVGCGKCIEACPGKIPHMHPAENRILICDLCGGDPQCVKVCREGLWNVLMVVPRRTHSYKLYARTPEAIARDLAIKIYGEEGEKLL